Sequence from the Tenrec ecaudatus isolate mTenEca1 chromosome 6, mTenEca1.hap1, whole genome shotgun sequence genome:
acacctgacccaagccattgtattttcaatgactCCATCCACACGTGAAAGATGGGCAATGATAAGGAAAAGTGAAGATGGATTCATCTATTTGAATTATAATTGAGGAAGAACATTCAAAGAACCACAGAATGCCAGAGTAACAAAAATctattggaggaagtacaaccagaatgctcctcagaagctgggaaggagagatttcgtCTCATGTAGTTTGGCTATAATCAGGAGAGACCCGGTGAAGGAAATCATACTCAGCAAAGCAGGGGGTCAGAGTAAAAAAAAGAGATGCTCAAAGAGTTGGGTTAACACAGTCACTGCAAAACACGCTCAAACCGAAGATTTGAGAAGATGGCACAAGAtttggcaatgttttgttctattctATGTATGAGCCAATATGTTGGAACTGAtttgaaaaacaacaataatcTGTGACTTGTAAATTTTCAACTATTCATTCATTATGGACACCAATATATTGTACAGTACATCTAGgtctaattttttgttgttgttattagtcaAAATAATGGTTCTGAACTCGCTATCAGAGAATAAAGACTGTAATAGCAGAAACGGGTCACAAAGagccatgtgtgcatgtattttaactgtgtcttctgcatattcTTATGTATTATATAAGTTTGATGAGAGATTActatttcaatattgcagcttAGAAAGTCCAATAACAACCAATACACTCAGGTAAAGGCAAATTATATTATCACCTGATGTTCAATGGTGTGTGACCTATGGTGTCTAACAGGTCTATTAGCAGGCCAAGAAATGTTGctcagaaaagaaaatgtatctaCAACAGTTTATTTCAAAATTACAGCTCACATTATATTCTAAATTATGGCTAATGAAAACTCCATATAATAACTCTTGTTTCTCTTTCCTACACAGTATATTTTACATAACCCATGATTTAACAAATATTTCATCCtattttagaaatgagaaaagtaAGACTTTAATATTTTTGAggttataaaacaaataaattacaAAGCTTGAGTCTGAACCTATTTCTCTTGAACCTGgcactccattaaaaaaaatcactacaTATCCTTGCAATGTCATAGGATTTATATACTAAGAAGAAAGtgttattgaaatattttacctCCACAAAATAACTAAAGCAATATAGTTGAAAATAAGAAATTAGAATATCAACCAAAATAGCTCTTTCAAGAAAATACTGAAAAAGctttattattattcatatattaTGAAATGAACAATTACATTACCACACATATTAACTTTGTCCCTGAGTATAATTTTATTACACACTATAGTTGATAAAggataatttaaatatttcacaAATAATGAATGGCCTATTTTGCTAAGTCAGTGAttcagaagaaaaattaaaattgtatTTTAGTAAATATTAATATTTGACAATAGACCGAGAAATAAAGGGTTCAATATCTGCACAATGGAAGAAATTATTGATAAAAATGTCATTGCATAATAGAAAGAAACTGCATTGAGGTGCAGGTTTTCTGATTATTATCCTTCAAAATCTTCACAAATTATTGTGTGACATTTGTCATTTTCTCTTTCTGGTTTGCTTCCATATATGGTACATGAAGCTGAAAATCatgtattttgttatttatttttattcccaGTGACTTATACAATTATTCCCAAGTTGATAATTGCTCAATATTATTATTGAATAAAGAAATTTGCAAATCAATAAATGGATTTTCCTTTTTGTCAtctaaaatgaaatcctcaaaTCTAAATGTTTCCTAAATTCATAGATTTCCTGCTTCTATAAATACTAGGAAATATCCTGCATTAAAATCAGATAAATATAAACTTTATTGATAGTAGAGCAGCAATTAATTTTATTAGTATTGTGACAAATGACTTGCAACTGCAATAATTTGTGGACATAATTTCAGACTTTGATTTAGTTTAAATCTCATATTTTCTAACAAGACTTTATTGATTAATGAATATTATCTTATTCTACAGAGAAATCCAGATGCGGGGAATTCTGAAGCCTTTAATACATGCAGTTGTGACCTACTCCTTATGCCCACTTTGTCTCCTTGGACCTTGTCCCATGTCTCTTTAGACCAAGCCTCCTATTCCAATTTTAGTACGAATGTTGATACCATTTCTAAAACACTGATTGTATTTTCCCTTGACTCTTGCTGTCACTGAAATAATTCCCATGAGTCTGTGGAAGAGGTGGTAGATAAAACACCAAGTAGTTAACAGAGGTCGGAATCTTTACAGGACCAATGTCCAGAGAGGCTCGGGGTAACTCTTTACCTTTCTTCTGCTCACTATTTTGCTACTCATATTTACAATGGAAAATATATCAGAGAATAATAGCAAGAGAAATAACACAATGTTGCATGTAGTAGCGGAGAGTTGTATTTAGAAATACTGCATATCTGGGCCCAAAGAAGAAATATTTGTCTATAtggatttttaacaatttcaacCAGGCAGCTCAGTGTACTTGAGTGACAAATAGAGGTAAGAGGAAAAAGTGGAAGTCAGTGAGGATGTCTCTTGTTTTAGCATTGTTCATTCATTTGTAGCTCAACAGATTCTTGAGATGTttctatgtatatatagatatgtccGGACCCATGTGTGTCTAAAGAATCATGCAATATGAATATTTTACATTTACTTTATATTACATTTATTTACTTAGAATAGATTGAGGAAATCATTCTCTGAGTTAAGACTTTCTTGTTCATTACAAGCAGTGTCATTTAATAAAAATTactattaataaataaaattggcTTTCTTTCTAGACATAAACAGGTTAGACTTCCAATTCTTCCTTTTACCAAAAGTATGAGTTTGATTGAATATATGTAAATTAAGGTCTTTCCTTATCAGAGTCTTCATATTTTTATATTAGggttatataatttatataaaagtATGCAAAACCTTATCATGTCCTTCAAATGAATGTCTACAATTATGATAATTGTTGTCATACCTACATATTTTCCTCACATAAAggacataaataattttaaataatagtGAAGATAGAAATAACCACAGTCTCTGAGCACATACTTTAAGTAAAATGTTACATAAAtaagttttatgttttattacATTAATCTTCACAATACTTccatgaaacattttaaaaaatgaaaatgaaacataGACAGATTAAATAACTTGTCAAAATCTGCAATACTATAGTATGACTCAGTTGCATTTAAAGTCTACTTTTGCCAGAATGTAAAGACTGCAAATTTCATTAATAATTCCATGAATTTAAAATTAATACTAAGTTCAGATATCAAACATTTCATGGGAATTCTTTTCCTTATAAAATTAAAACTATCTTAATGGTAGCTACCTAGTTAgtaaatgaagaaattaaaatctttaaaaaaccTAAACATTTGGAAAGAGTGATGTGGAGagttatttttcttcatttgttcTTTGTAAAGCAGAGTAAATTTTCCCTAACTTTTGTGAATTTACTTCATGCATTTTTATTGGGGAAAAAGCTCCTTCACTTTTTTCACATGTGTTTGGGAAACGGTTCGGTAGTAATTATAGGACAAAATCCAAGGTCAATTTGAGAGTTACCAGACTGCCTTAGGGGACACTACAGTGGTCCTTATTATGAGACCTTTTTAATTCAGTCAAAATGAAGTGTTTGTATGATAATACAGGTTATTGAGCACAGTCACAAAGGAACCAGGTGAAAGAATATCCTAAATGTACACATGCATACAGTATTAGGCCATGAATGTGCTTCACAGTGTTTTCAAGTTAGACTTTTCAAGGGTAGAATGCCAGCTTTTTTTCTGAGGCACTTGAGGTGTACTTGAACACCCAACTATTAGGTGGCAGCTAAAGGCATTAATTTTTTGCTCTCCCTTGGGTTTTTAAATACAGTTTCTCCTTATATTGGGCAAGTTAGGGAATGCTATTGTTTTCCTCCAGAATCCCGTCCTTCAAATTTCTCAGAGTAGCAAAAGTCTCCCAAAATCCCCTAGAGATACTTCAGGTGTCTCACGTAACGTAATGGAAAGTGTATGCTTATCAAATTCggccattttcattttcaatgatCTGAAAGTCTGACTCAACAAGGAACAATCCAgaataaataagataaaatagtGGGATATGGCTTTTGTTAAAAATTGAGAAAAAGTTTTCATATTAAAAGGAACATTCTTTGATAGTTATGAGTGTTGAGCAATGACTACAGTGCGGGAGGAGAGAGATTTAttgaaaagaataagaaaagaatatgaaCATTATTTAAAATTACTGAGAAAAAATCATAACTGAATAGAAAGTAAACGGAATATGAAGGGGAAAAGACAATAACTATTTGGAAACTTGGAATTATTTTTCATTATCTAAATCTATCcctgaaattttttaaaataagcataaaACGGAAATCCGATTTCACTGCCGTCTAGTCGATGTAGACTCAGCAATTCTGTAAGTCAAGGTAGAATAACCGCTGGGTTTCTGATTAGTCAATTCTTCAAATAGATAGAAAACTctatcattctcccacagagtcactggtggttttgaactgctaaccttgtggatcacagcccaatgctgtTATGTCTAAATGCAGCTGTTAATTATAGAGGATTATTCATTGAGAACAATAATTTTGATGCCTGGTATAGTCACACAATATATGATTGAGCTCACCCTTCCTTGTGATATCTGTTCTTCCTACAGGTGTCCTTCAGCCTGTGGTCTCCTCTCCTTGAAGAACTTCAAAAGGAAATACTCATTTCTAAGTGACTCTCCTACACTTTCCCAGTATCACTGGCCCTCATCCAGCTCAGCTGGAATGAATGTTCATTGAATCCAGACAGTCGTTGTTTGTTGAAACAGTGAAGTGAATGAAAATAAGACTCAGTCAGATAAGTGaataataaaatagaataaaGTGGTGAAATTTCAATGGTAAATTCAATATTCTATTGCAGAAACTTCTCATCACTCTGCAACCAAAACTTTACTGTTTAATGTGAATCCACAGAATGGCTGATCTACTGACCTGCTTTAGGTTACAGTCAGAATGTGTTGCTTGACTTTAAAGTGTATTATAATTGTTTTTATAAGGATAAAAATGAAGGATTTTCATGCTGCTTTACTACTTACTTCAAGGCATTGATAAAAAAATGACTTCTAATGCAAAGGAATGCTAATGTAGAAAAAAGAAACACATACAGGTGGACATTTATAATTTTCATCCCAAAACTGATCATACATATTCATATGTCATTAAGAGAGAATAATCAAGAGATTTTGATGGGAGAattttgaaacaaaaatatcctttgCAGTCGATGCGTCATTTTAGATATTCATAAAATGTGGGCTACACTGTTCTGAACTTCTACTTGCCACCTCTCATTCTCTTAATATCTAAGGATAGGCCTGATAATGAGCAACATTTGTAACTAAAAATGAGGACGCAAAACCAACACTGAACTTGGAAAGTTGGGAATGGTAACTTTGACCTTGTGTAGAAACTTAGATAAGCgtcaaaataatagaaaataattcTACAATAAATTCCAATGTTGGGTGGCATCCCGTATAAGGGCCCCTAAATTGGCACAAATACCCTATgtatataatgattataaaatATGTGTAATTCTACATGAATTAAGAAATGGAacacttttaattacattttgagAAATGATAAGGTGTATCCAATGGGAAGGGAATCAATCTTTCATGCAAATGTCTTTGAAAGTCAGTAGGCAGGCTTTTTTATTCTagcattattaaatatatatatatttttaaaacctggGTTCAAATACCTGCTCTATCCATCCAGTTTATGTGATTATGTGAAGAAACCTCTTTCTGATCTGTTAGATATAGTTTTGATGAAGGAAAAATATACATGTTTTTTTACCTTACATACTAACACAGAGTAAGTATACCATATGCCTAAAATctaatttaaatattatatattgATATTGAACTATTGTAAAGTCCTCTAAAAGGAAGTATATCATATTATGTTATATCCAGAGACAAATTCCGTTGCTATACATGGATAATTCCCTTTCCCACTTgtgttcccttttggttttctcctATAGATTTCACGAAAGAAAGGGTAAGAAATGAAAAACTATTCAGAAGTAACAGAGTTTATACTCTTGGGCTTGTCAGATGACCCAAAGCTACAGATCATGATTTTTATCTTTCTGTTTATCACCTACATGCTCGGCATCACTGGGAACCTGACCATTATCACCCTGACCCTTTTGGATTCTCACCTCCAGACCCCCATGTATTTCTTCCTCAGAAATTTCTCTTTGTTGGAAATTTCATTCACTACTGCCACTATACCTAGGTTCCTGGGGACCATTATTACAGGGGATAAAACTATTTCCTTTAATGATTGTATGGCtcagttctttttctttattctctTGGGAGTTACAGAGTTTAATCTTCTGGCTGCCATGTCCTATGACCGATATGTGGCCATCTGCAAACCCCTGCATTACATGACCATCATGAATCACAGAGTCTGCACACTGCTAGTCTTTGCTTCTTGGTTGGCTTCATTCTCAATCATATTCCCATTAGTTATGTTGTTCACACAGCTTAAATACTGCAAGGCCAATGTTATCGAGCATTTTACTTGTGATTATTTCCCCCTATTACGTCTCTCTTGTTCAGACACCACATTCCTAGAACTAGCAGGGTTTTCCTGTGCTGTGCTTACTCTACTGTTCACTTTGCCATTAATAATTTTGTCTTACATATATATCATCAGAACAATTTTGAGAATTCCTTCTGCTAGTCAGAGGACAAAGGCCTTTTCCACATGCTCTTCCCACATGATTGTCATCTCCATCTCTTATGGCAGCAGCATTTTCATGTATATTAATCCATCAGCCAAGGACAGGGTATCTGTGAGCAAGGGCGTAGCTGTGCTAAACACCTCGGTAGCGCCCATTCTGAACCCCTTTATTTACAGCCTAAGGAATCAGCAAGTCAAGAGAGCCTTCATGGACATGGCAAGGAAGATTGCATTTAAGTAATAAAGGTGCTGTCACAAACTACAGACATGATGAAAGcagtgaaataaaagataatactTTTCAGAAACCATATGATCTCCCTAGATTTTTTCTAATTACTTGCACTCTTGTTCCCAACACTTACTTAAACTTTTGTTTTCGGCAATAAATAAGGATATATGAAGAAAATAGATCCATGTGAGGatagatatttatatacattttgtgATATCAAGAATCCAGGAGAGTGTACGTCAGTTATTCCTACCCTAGCATCATTATCTTTCAGAGCAATGAAGAGTTAAGTCATTTCCTTTGGTTTTAGAAACAATACTACTACATAAATTTTACTCAATCTGCCAGTTCTGAAATAATACAAATAATTCCACTAACCAGCCAGGCGCTTTCCCACGAAATTATCAGAAGCATAAGAACCAAGAAGTAAGTAAATGTACTTTTCTTCAATATGATACACATCACTCAATTTTATTCAAATGattga
This genomic interval carries:
- the LOC142451477 gene encoding olfactory receptor 6C1-like, with product MKNYSEVTEFILLGLSDDPKLQIMIFIFLFITYMLGITGNLTIITLTLLDSHLQTPMYFFLRNFSLLEISFTTATIPRFLGTIITGDKTISFNDCMAQFFFFILLGVTEFNLLAAMSYDRYVAICKPLHYMTIMNHRVCTLLVFASWLASFSIIFPLVMLFTQLKYCKANVIEHFTCDYFPLLRLSCSDTTFLELAGFSCAVLTLLFTLPLIILSYIYIIRTILRIPSASQRTKAFSTCSSHMIVISISYGSSIFMYINPSAKDRVSVSKGVAVLNTSVAPILNPFIYSLRNQQVKRAFMDMARKIAFK